A stretch of the Duncaniella dubosii genome encodes the following:
- a CDS encoding D-2-hydroxyacid dehydrogenase — MEKIVILDGYVANSGDLSWNALENLGEVTVYDRTAPGEVVERANDATAIYTNKVVITDEIMEALPALKFIGVLATGYNNVDIEAAHRREIAVCNVPAYSTDSVAQLVFAHLLHIINTIGDYAESVNKGEWSGNKDFSYRLTPFNELAGMTIGIIGMGNIGRRVAAIAQAFGMKVITNSKRELPEGVERVSLDTLFSQSDVISLNSALTPTTKGIVNREAIAKMKPSAILINTSRGPLVDEEALAEALREERIAAAGIDVLCEEPPRHGSPLIGCPRCYVTPHIAWQSTQARKRLIDISIENLKSSIGNNPQNLV; from the coding sequence ATGGAAAAAATTGTTATTCTCGACGGCTATGTGGCCAACAGCGGAGACCTCTCATGGAATGCTCTCGAAAATCTCGGAGAAGTGACAGTGTATGACCGCACTGCTCCCGGTGAAGTGGTGGAACGTGCCAACGACGCGACCGCCATATACACAAACAAGGTCGTTATCACCGATGAAATAATGGAGGCGTTGCCCGCGCTTAAATTCATCGGAGTCCTTGCCACAGGCTATAATAATGTCGACATAGAGGCGGCCCACCGTCGCGAAATCGCCGTATGCAATGTGCCGGCTTACTCAACCGATTCCGTGGCTCAGCTTGTGTTCGCCCATCTGCTGCATATCATAAATACAATCGGCGACTATGCCGAATCGGTCAATAAAGGAGAATGGTCAGGGAACAAGGATTTCAGCTACCGCCTCACACCATTCAACGAACTTGCCGGCATGACCATCGGGATAATCGGAATGGGCAACATCGGCAGACGGGTGGCAGCCATCGCGCAGGCTTTCGGCATGAAGGTCATTACAAATTCAAAGCGCGAGCTACCCGAAGGGGTAGAGCGTGTAAGCCTCGACACACTTTTCAGCCAAAGCGATGTCATATCTCTCAACTCCGCCCTGACTCCGACGACAAAAGGAATTGTCAACCGTGAGGCTATTGCAAAAATGAAACCTTCGGCCATTCTCATCAACACATCGCGAGGCCCGCTCGTCGATGAAGAAGCCCTTGCCGAAGCTCTCCGTGAGGAACGCATTGCCGCAGCCGGAATCGATGTCCTCTGCGAAGAACCTCCACGTCACGGCTCTCCACTTATAGGATGTCCGCGATGCTATGTCACACCCCATATCGCATGGCAGTCGACACAGGCAAGAAAAAGACTCATCGACATATCAATCGAGAACCTGAAATCGTCAATCGGGAACAATCCACAAAATTTAGTGTGA
- a CDS encoding (Fe-S)-binding protein: MKVGFFVPCYVDMLAPQAAIASYELLKRFGLNVCYIEQASCCGLPMTDMGYERKACHIEQNLVKYFSGYDYVVIPSGICTDQVRYHLDSIEKTPEVQHILDTTHDVVDFLHDILQVKSLPWAKFPHRVALHNGCHSLRFLHQARPTELMIPNYSKTADLLNLVEGLEVCYATRRDECCGFGGTFAIWDQSCACQQGLDKVSDYAKNGLKYVTSADFSCLMHQQGIARKFGIDIKTYYIAEILNGTAAE, encoded by the coding sequence ATGAAAGTAGGATTCTTCGTGCCATGCTATGTGGATATGCTTGCGCCACAGGCTGCAATCGCGAGCTATGAGCTTCTTAAAAGGTTCGGTCTGAATGTCTGTTACATAGAGCAGGCTTCATGCTGCGGACTGCCCATGACCGATATGGGCTATGAACGTAAAGCATGCCACATAGAGCAGAACCTCGTCAAATACTTCAGTGGTTATGACTATGTGGTGATTCCATCGGGGATATGCACTGATCAGGTCCGTTATCATCTCGACTCAATCGAAAAGACTCCCGAAGTGCAGCATATTCTCGACACTACCCACGATGTGGTTGACTTCCTGCATGATATTTTGCAGGTCAAAAGTCTTCCGTGGGCGAAATTTCCTCACAGGGTCGCTCTCCACAACGGATGCCATTCGCTTCGCTTTCTGCATCAGGCCAGACCGACTGAACTGATGATTCCCAACTATTCGAAGACAGCCGACCTCCTGAATCTCGTAGAAGGACTCGAAGTCTGCTACGCTACACGCCGCGACGAATGCTGCGGTTTCGGAGGCACGTTTGCCATCTGGGACCAGAGTTGCGCATGCCAGCAGGGTCTGGACAAAGTGAGCGACTATGCGAAAAACGGTCTTAAATATGTCACAAGCGCCGATTTCTCATGTCTGATGCACCAGCAGGGCATAGCCCGTAAATTCGGTATTGACATCAAAACTTACTACATAGCCGAAATCCTCAACGGAACGGCAGCCGAATAA
- a CDS encoding tetratricopeptide repeat protein, whose amino-acid sequence MANNKPVEETRTSIDEVNDTLTGIGEKVQSNPKVIVWGCIAVAAVVAVILIYVYAIRQPGQNAANNALGQADIELLMGNDSVALAKYQQVAADHGYDAGNLANLNAAIILYKEGKYEEAIGYLKNYSASESVIGASAKSLEGDCYVNLKQYPQAIDCFKQAVKISDNNPHYTPAFLLKEATVLREQKDFKAEAAVYEQILKDYPTYGSEIGVDIKKYLERAQDAAK is encoded by the coding sequence ATGGCAAATAACAAGCCCGTAGAAGAAACCCGTACCTCGATCGACGAGGTAAATGACACTCTTACCGGTATCGGTGAAAAAGTCCAGAGCAATCCAAAAGTAATAGTCTGGGGCTGCATCGCAGTCGCTGCAGTTGTTGCTGTCATCCTCATTTATGTCTATGCAATCCGCCAGCCGGGTCAGAACGCCGCCAACAATGCTCTCGGTCAGGCCGATATCGAGCTTCTCATGGGCAACGATTCAGTGGCTCTCGCCAAATATCAGCAGGTTGCCGCCGACCACGGTTATGATGCCGGCAATCTCGCAAACCTCAACGCCGCTATCATTCTCTACAAGGAAGGCAAGTATGAAGAGGCTATCGGCTATCTTAAGAACTATTCAGCATCGGAATCAGTAATCGGTGCTTCTGCAAAGTCGCTTGAAGGTGACTGCTATGTCAATCTCAAGCAATATCCTCAGGCTATCGACTGCTTTAAGCAGGCTGTCAAGATTTCTGACAATAATCCCCACTACACTCCGGCTTTCCTTCTGAAAGAGGCAACAGTGCTCCGCGAACAGAAAGATTTCAAGGCTGAGGCTGCCGTCTATGAGCAGATTCTCAAGGATTATCCCACTTATGGTTCTGAAATCGGCGTAGATATCAAAAAGTATCTTGAACGCGCTCAGGACGCTGCAAAATAA
- a CDS encoding lactate utilization protein B, with amino-acid sequence MSQVNQVKLGAKFIADTPHRISHDRCLWAARMRRDKTASQIPEWEEMRNLASQIKLHTLTHLDRYLEQFETRMKENGIHVHWAEDAEEHNRIIYEIFSSHGVKTVTKGKSMLMDECGMREYLEKRGIDIYEADLGERIQQLDNQRPSHIVMPAIHKLRGDVAKLFAEKLGSDPDIDDPHYLNSVMRKDMRQHYIKADAGMCGVNFAIAETGTIVVATNEGNADISANIPPLFVASMGIEKLIPRQRDLPLFIRLLSRSALGFDITQYTSHYTRPRKGQEMHVVIVDNGRSKRLAADYFEVLKCIRCGACMNTCPVFRRTSGISYDATYMGPIGIVLEPSYDLHRYARLPYSCTHCGSCGNVCPVKVPIPNYVFYWRTEIVEHHEDELIHRLEESGMALVLRNATNLSHAEKLGLWALRTLPKWLLNSSVNPWAKDHANPDPPKETFREYYKRTKNQGNAN; translated from the coding sequence ATGAGTCAGGTCAATCAAGTCAAACTCGGAGCTAAGTTCATCGCCGACACACCGCATCGCATCAGCCACGACCGCTGTCTGTGGGCTGCACGCATGCGCCGCGACAAAACAGCATCACAGATTCCTGAATGGGAGGAAATGCGCAATCTCGCATCTCAGATAAAACTCCACACCCTCACACATCTCGACCGCTATCTGGAGCAGTTTGAAACACGGATGAAGGAGAACGGAATCCACGTCCACTGGGCCGAGGACGCCGAGGAGCATAACAGGATTATCTATGAAATTTTCAGTTCACACGGAGTCAAGACAGTCACCAAAGGAAAATCCATGCTAATGGACGAATGCGGGATGAGAGAGTATCTCGAAAAGCGCGGCATCGACATCTATGAGGCTGACCTCGGCGAGAGAATACAGCAACTCGACAACCAGCGACCCTCACATATCGTAATGCCGGCCATCCATAAACTGCGCGGAGACGTGGCAAAACTTTTTGCCGAGAAACTCGGAAGCGACCCTGACATCGACGACCCTCATTATCTCAACAGTGTCATGCGCAAAGACATGCGACAACACTACATCAAGGCTGACGCCGGTATGTGTGGCGTAAATTTCGCTATCGCCGAAACGGGAACTATAGTTGTGGCTACCAATGAAGGGAATGCCGATATCAGCGCAAACATCCCTCCGCTTTTCGTGGCAAGCATGGGCATTGAAAAACTTATCCCACGCCAGCGTGACCTGCCGCTTTTCATCAGACTCCTGTCGCGCAGCGCACTCGGATTCGACATAACCCAATATACATCCCACTACACCCGTCCGCGCAAAGGACAGGAAATGCACGTGGTCATAGTCGACAACGGGCGTTCGAAGCGTCTCGCCGCCGACTATTTCGAAGTGCTGAAATGTATACGCTGCGGAGCCTGCATGAACACATGTCCTGTGTTCCGCCGCACATCAGGCATCAGCTACGATGCCACATACATGGGACCGATAGGCATAGTGCTTGAGCCGAGCTACGATCTCCACCGCTATGCCCGGCTGCCATATTCATGCACCCACTGCGGGTCATGCGGAAATGTGTGCCCTGTAAAAGTCCCGATTCCAAACTATGTGTTCTATTGGCGTACTGAAATCGTGGAGCACCATGAGGACGAACTTATCCACAGACTCGAAGAAAGCGGAATGGCACTCGTGCTCCGCAACGCTACCAATCTTTCCCATGCTGAAAAACTCGGACTATGGGCACTGCGGACTCTTCCGAAATGGCTGCTCAATTCATCTGTCAATCCGTGGGCGAAAGACCATGCCAATCCCGATCCTCCAAAGGAAACTTTCAGGGAATATTATAAAAGGACGAAAAATCAGGGGAACGCCAATTAA
- a CDS encoding PepSY-like domain-containing protein: MFASGLEIDFDADGNWTDVDAPRGKVLPAGIVPLEIEEQLPDLSTTTGVNEISRDIYGYELELINGQELAFDTTYKFLGFLD; encoded by the coding sequence TTGTTTGCCAGCGGTCTCGAAATTGATTTCGATGCCGACGGAAACTGGACCGATGTCGATGCCCCGCGTGGAAAAGTCCTTCCGGCAGGTATAGTGCCTCTTGAAATTGAAGAACAGCTACCAGACCTCTCAACCACCACTGGTGTCAACGAGATTTCACGCGATATATACGGTTATGAACTCGAACTGATTAACGGTCAGGAGCTCGCGTTTGACACAACCTATAAATTCCTCGGTTTCCTCGATTAA
- a CDS encoding carboxypeptidase-like regulatory domain-containing protein codes for MKKLFFLLMTLLALTLSASAQNRTVKGIVISGDDEEPVVGASVTVVGTQLGANTDLDGKFVIANVPQSAKSLRVSYVGMTSQEVPITNGEIRIVLGLNSELLDEVVVTALGISRSEKSLGYSATTQEKTSTSSHL; via the coding sequence ATGAAAAAGCTATTTTTCTTGCTGATGACACTCCTTGCCCTTACTCTGAGCGCCAGCGCACAGAACAGGACCGTAAAAGGAATTGTCATTTCAGGCGACGATGAAGAACCCGTCGTGGGAGCATCCGTCACGGTTGTGGGAACCCAATTGGGCGCAAACACAGACCTCGACGGAAAATTCGTCATCGCAAACGTGCCACAGAGTGCAAAATCACTTCGCGTAAGTTATGTCGGGATGACCTCTCAGGAAGTACCGATTACAAACGGCGAAATACGAATTGTCCTCGGACTTAATTCCGAACTCCTTGACGAAGTAGTGGTTACAGCCCTCGGCATCTCACGCTCCGAAAAGTCACTCGGATACTCGGCCACTACTCAAGAAAAGACATCTACATCATCACATTTATAA
- a CDS encoding pectinesterase family protein — translation MKQIYRYLAVATFMSAGWFSMPLSAQQLGENDPACVVEKWSDASPSPKIIDINFSETSWPNTWGDSGTAINCPEFDSGVYVNAVLSTPVLGSDGVAYPVLFHNCTFATKASSNGAAASTAAFARQYYEFANATTYNDWTQPGHTVYLEDNIVMEGGKPVKGEAGFVQMCRNASTDRVNSLHGWMEIDHIPYVERIQWSWSSTSWGRGIKCDIKVGDGDWEPLVWMGSEKHKSGWTIFSDQGYFMENVIDKKDVSLRWRVWDGDGAMKTDAQVQVAPFNWEAINPLTQRQAPRVHKLQIFGDKITAEQAAYAKANPVGDVGELTDLSKFNGNGGNVSGTPAPDDDAEITLLYVNQDGSGDYTTIQAAINAVPDGNRGIIYIAPGVYDENIYCGTKQKHDKFISLIGEDAESTILTSSVDRGSANKGNKYTDCAALNVFTSRFYAENLTIRNTSGNVGQAEALYICADAHILKDCILSGYQDTYKSNVGGRGYFTGCTISGATDFIYDGGLEWFENCKIVCVKGGGYITAPADAWLTLSRAVYPELTDAKFYAGLFFRDCDITAEDGVAAGAYYLGRPWKEKSGSMFIRCRLGSHINKLGWKDWSGAENTSSLYEYKNTDASGNLIATDSRASFSRQANDEEFEKYMNPEFLFSKASNVPFDYSSILAGVSAPEKFTVTPSAFSWESDGSAAGYIVYRDGKFVKITSDNNFELPEGDSASDYSVAAVSRHGVTSDPVRVSKSQRPLAFPTAEGFGKYATGGRGGKVVKVTSLADNTSEGTLRWAFQQYKDEPITIVFEVSGEIRLASDLRVNRKNWTLAGQTAPGEGIVITHNKVNFGGSQNFIVRNIRFRVGQKNLAGTINAVNALGAENCANFIIDHCSFGWSVEENMNTADSHFLTVQYSMIHEGLYNAGHSKGARGYGCQWGGSPATYHHNLLAHNNSRSARLNGARGEDFVVFMEYINNVNYNYGKRGGCYGGENTANISSYNGLNSAHECNFMNNYYKPGPASDKNRVEFVNSSYARKGATSWAPAKWYVNGNIAEGIDAANADNWKGMAVETYKLDDIRVDERIVTKTPWYKYSVVSPLGQYVPEEYMLYEIESAEEAFKTVVEKAGTINRDAVERRVATEVRDGKASNGNNGIIDTENDVEGFFEYDGNYTVPVDSDGDGMPDEWEKANNLDPNVADNNRVNSEGYTALEVYLSSLMGEVLTNDFQTSGIDKVLVSTEVVYDPVSHRLLTGYEADGALLEIYGLDGRMVDMMKIRGGETSLEHLNNSVYLLRISSDSITPVVLKVKR, via the coding sequence ATGAAACAAATCTACCGCTATCTTGCAGTGGCGACTTTCATGTCGGCAGGATGGTTCTCTATGCCATTGTCTGCCCAGCAGCTTGGTGAGAATGACCCCGCATGTGTCGTCGAGAAGTGGAGCGATGCTTCACCTTCTCCTAAAATCATCGACATTAACTTTTCGGAAACCTCATGGCCGAATACATGGGGGGACAGCGGCACTGCCATTAATTGTCCGGAGTTCGATTCCGGCGTTTATGTAAATGCCGTCCTGTCAACACCGGTGCTCGGAAGTGACGGTGTGGCATATCCGGTGCTTTTCCATAACTGCACGTTTGCTACAAAAGCTTCGAGCAATGGCGCAGCGGCATCAACCGCAGCTTTTGCACGCCAGTATTACGAGTTTGCAAATGCCACAACTTATAACGATTGGACGCAGCCGGGCCATACGGTCTATCTGGAGGATAATATTGTCATGGAAGGAGGCAAGCCGGTCAAAGGAGAGGCCGGATTCGTACAGATGTGCCGCAACGCATCGACCGACCGCGTCAACTCGCTCCACGGCTGGATGGAAATCGACCATATCCCCTATGTGGAGCGCATACAGTGGTCTTGGTCATCGACTTCTTGGGGGCGCGGTATCAAGTGTGACATCAAGGTAGGCGACGGTGACTGGGAGCCTCTCGTATGGATGGGTTCCGAGAAGCATAAAAGCGGATGGACAATATTCTCGGACCAAGGCTATTTCATGGAGAACGTAATTGATAAGAAAGATGTGTCGCTGCGCTGGAGAGTGTGGGACGGAGACGGGGCGATGAAGACCGATGCGCAGGTTCAGGTAGCTCCGTTTAACTGGGAGGCAATCAATCCTCTTACACAGCGTCAGGCTCCGCGCGTGCATAAACTTCAGATTTTCGGCGATAAGATCACCGCCGAGCAGGCTGCCTATGCAAAGGCCAATCCTGTCGGGGATGTAGGTGAGCTTACCGACCTGTCAAAGTTTAATGGCAATGGCGGAAATGTCTCAGGAACACCGGCTCCCGACGATGACGCGGAAATCACTCTGCTTTATGTCAATCAGGACGGCAGTGGCGATTACACTACCATTCAGGCTGCCATCAATGCTGTGCCTGACGGCAACAGAGGAATCATCTACATAGCCCCCGGAGTCTATGACGAGAACATTTATTGCGGGACCAAGCAGAAGCATGATAAATTCATTTCGCTTATCGGAGAGGATGCAGAATCGACAATTCTCACATCGTCGGTTGACAGAGGATCGGCAAACAAAGGTAACAAATACACCGATTGTGCGGCACTCAACGTGTTTACTTCACGTTTCTATGCTGAAAATCTGACCATCCGCAACACCTCCGGCAATGTCGGTCAGGCAGAGGCTCTCTATATCTGCGCTGACGCCCACATTCTGAAAGACTGCATCTTGTCGGGCTATCAGGATACGTATAAATCCAACGTCGGTGGCCGAGGCTATTTCACCGGCTGTACAATTTCCGGTGCTACAGATTTCATCTATGACGGAGGTCTCGAATGGTTTGAGAATTGTAAGATTGTTTGTGTGAAGGGTGGCGGTTACATTACAGCTCCGGCCGACGCATGGCTTACGCTCTCGCGTGCGGTATATCCCGAGCTTACGGATGCCAAGTTCTATGCCGGTCTCTTCTTCCGCGACTGCGATATTACAGCTGAGGACGGTGTGGCCGCAGGTGCTTATTATCTCGGCCGCCCGTGGAAAGAGAAATCAGGTTCGATGTTCATCAGATGCCGTCTCGGCTCTCACATCAACAAACTTGGGTGGAAGGACTGGAGCGGAGCTGAAAACACATCGTCGCTCTATGAGTATAAGAATACCGATGCGTCGGGCAATCTTATAGCTACAGACTCTCGTGCATCGTTCAGCCGTCAGGCCAACGATGAGGAATTTGAGAAATATATGAATCCCGAATTCCTTTTCTCCAAGGCTTCGAACGTTCCGTTTGATTATTCCTCCATTCTTGCCGGAGTGTCCGCTCCTGAAAAGTTCACTGTCACTCCCTCGGCTTTTTCTTGGGAAAGCGACGGTTCTGCGGCCGGTTATATAGTTTACCGCGACGGCAAATTTGTCAAGATTACATCTGACAACAATTTTGAGTTGCCGGAAGGTGATTCTGCCTCTGACTATAGTGTGGCTGCTGTTTCACGCCACGGCGTGACTTCCGACCCTGTAAGGGTATCCAAGTCGCAGCGTCCTCTCGCATTCCCGACAGCTGAAGGTTTCGGTAAATATGCCACCGGTGGCCGTGGCGGTAAAGTGGTCAAGGTTACAAGCCTTGCCGACAATACATCGGAAGGCACTCTGCGCTGGGCATTCCAGCAATATAAGGATGAACCTATAACCATTGTGTTTGAGGTAAGCGGTGAAATTCGTCTTGCATCTGATTTGCGTGTCAACCGCAAGAACTGGACTCTTGCCGGACAGACAGCTCCGGGCGAAGGCATTGTAATCACACACAATAAAGTCAACTTCGGTGGTTCGCAGAACTTCATCGTGCGTAATATTCGTTTCCGCGTCGGCCAGAAGAACCTTGCCGGTACAATCAACGCTGTAAATGCTCTCGGCGCTGAAAACTGTGCCAATTTTATCATTGACCACTGTTCGTTCGGATGGTCTGTGGAAGAGAATATGAACACAGCCGACTCCCACTTCCTTACCGTGCAGTACTCGATGATTCATGAAGGCCTCTATAATGCCGGCCATTCGAAGGGTGCTCGCGGATATGGTTGCCAGTGGGGCGGTTCGCCTGCCACATACCATCATAATCTTCTCGCCCATAACAACTCGCGATCTGCCCGTCTGAATGGTGCGCGTGGAGAGGACTTCGTGGTGTTCATGGAGTATATCAATAATGTGAACTATAACTACGGTAAGCGTGGTGGATGCTACGGTGGCGAGAACACAGCCAATATTTCGTCATACAACGGTCTGAACTCAGCCCATGAATGTAACTTCATGAACAATTACTACAAGCCCGGACCTGCATCGGATAAGAACAGGGTTGAATTTGTAAATTCAAGCTATGCCCGCAAAGGCGCTACTTCGTGGGCACCTGCCAAGTGGTATGTAAACGGCAATATCGCTGAGGGCATAGATGCCGCTAATGCCGACAACTGGAAGGGTATGGCCGTAGAGACCTATAAGCTTGATGATATACGTGTCGACGAGCGCATTGTGACAAAGACTCCGTGGTATAAATACAGTGTCGTCAGCCCGCTCGGACAGTATGTCCCTGAAGAATATATGCTTTATGAAATCGAAAGTGCCGAAGAAGCCTTCAAGACTGTGGTCGAGAAGGCCGGAACAATCAACCGTGACGCGGTGGAAAGACGTGTCGCCACTGAGGTTCGCGATGGTAAGGCATCGAATGGAAACAATGGCATTATTGACACAGAGAATGATGTCGAAGGCTTCTTTGAATATGACGGGAACTATACAGTGCCTGTAGACAGTGACGGTGACGGTATGCCTGACGAATGGGAAAAGGCCAACAATCTTGACCCGAACGTGGCAGACAACAATCGTGTGAATTCTGAAGGCTACACAGCTCTTGAGGTATACCTCAGCTCACTCATGGGCGAAGTCCTTACGAATGACTTCCAGACGAGCGGAATTGACAAAGTGTTGGTTTCTACCGAAGTTGTCTATGACCCGGTTTCCCACAGACTGCTTACCGGCTATGAGGCCGATGGCGCTCTTCTTGAAATCTATGGCCTTGACGGCCGTATGGTCGATATGATGAAGATCAGAGGCGGAGAAACTTCGCTCGAACATCTCAACAACTCAGTTTATCTCCTGCGCATCAGCTCTGACAGCATTACACCCGTAGTCCTCAAGGTCAAGCGTTAA
- a CDS encoding glycoside hydrolase family 28 protein, translating into MKICSSCTLLAGAILSLSGFATSIEASDYSSFYKNLPIELSPVTPPSIPSYEVDITAFGGVNDGVTLNTEAFAKAMAHLADKGGGRLVVPEGIWYTGPILFESNVELHLDRGALVLFSENLADYPAVASDWEGLSTHRATSPLSARDKHDIAITGDGTFNGNGQKWRPVKKSKMTADQWKKLIKTGCVNAKGDVWFPNERIREVYEDKALQAKVHHGDKELVDYAHDFLRPVLLSFINCRNVMLKDATFENSPAWNLHPLLCENLIIDNVNVRNPWYAQNGDGVDIESCRNVLVANSRFDVGDDAICIKSGKDKDGRDRGIPCTNVLIDGCTVYHGHGGFVIGSEMSGGCKDIIVNNCVFIGTDVGLRFKSTRGRGGVVEDIYVDNIKMTDIAGDALIFDLYYGIKPGAPVPPVTEETPSFRNIYIDDVTCRSAKRAALFNGLPEMPMKNVVIRNSHFRADSGIELNHVDGLTLENVRITVPGETIKKGEGVKNVSVK; encoded by the coding sequence ATGAAAATCTGTTCAAGCTGCACTCTGCTTGCCGGGGCTATCCTTTCGCTTTCAGGTTTTGCAACCTCAATCGAGGCTTCCGACTACAGTAGCTTTTACAAAAATCTGCCGATAGAACTATCGCCGGTAACTCCGCCGTCAATCCCTTCATACGAAGTTGACATCACTGCGTTTGGCGGAGTCAACGACGGTGTCACTCTCAACACCGAAGCTTTTGCAAAAGCTATGGCGCATCTTGCAGACAAAGGCGGCGGACGTCTTGTAGTTCCCGAAGGTATCTGGTACACCGGCCCGATTCTTTTTGAAAGTAATGTGGAACTTCATCTCGACCGGGGGGCACTCGTCCTTTTCAGCGAGAATCTGGCCGACTATCCTGCTGTCGCTTCCGACTGGGAAGGACTGTCTACCCACCGTGCGACTTCGCCTCTATCAGCCCGCGACAAGCACGACATAGCCATCACGGGCGACGGCACTTTCAACGGCAATGGCCAGAAGTGGCGTCCTGTCAAGAAAAGCAAGATGACAGCCGACCAATGGAAAAAGCTAATCAAGACAGGATGTGTCAATGCCAAGGGCGATGTCTGGTTTCCTAACGAGCGTATCCGTGAGGTTTACGAGGACAAGGCTCTTCAGGCCAAGGTCCATCATGGCGATAAAGAACTTGTCGACTATGCCCACGATTTTCTGCGCCCGGTGCTGTTGTCGTTCATCAATTGCCGCAACGTGATGCTCAAGGACGCTACTTTTGAGAATTCACCCGCATGGAATCTTCATCCCCTCCTCTGCGAGAATCTTATCATAGATAATGTGAATGTACGCAATCCGTGGTATGCACAGAACGGTGACGGTGTCGACATTGAGTCATGCCGCAACGTCCTCGTCGCAAACAGCCGCTTTGACGTGGGCGACGATGCCATCTGTATCAAATCAGGTAAGGACAAGGACGGACGCGACAGAGGCATACCGTGTACCAACGTACTCATTGACGGATGTACGGTTTATCATGGTCATGGAGGATTTGTAATCGGATCGGAAATGTCGGGCGGCTGCAAGGACATCATTGTCAATAACTGTGTTTTCATCGGCACTGATGTCGGACTACGTTTCAAGTCTACACGTGGCCGTGGCGGCGTGGTCGAGGACATTTATGTCGACAATATAAAGATGACCGACATTGCCGGCGATGCCCTCATCTTTGACCTTTACTATGGCATCAAGCCGGGTGCACCTGTCCCTCCTGTGACTGAAGAGACTCCCTCGTTCCGCAACATCTACATTGATGATGTGACATGCCGTTCAGCCAAGCGTGCAGCACTTTTCAACGGTCTGCCGGAAATGCCGATGAAGAACGTCGTGATACGCAATTCTCATTTCCGCGCCGATTCCGGAATAGAGCTTAATCATGTCGACGGTCTTACTCTTGAGAACGTCCGTATAACAGTTCCCGGGGAAACTATCAAGAAAGGCGAAGGCGTGAAAAACGTAAGCGTGAAATGA
- a CDS encoding WbqC family protein — MENKTITGNITVLPPVFCGSVEHYVNVSAAETTAVDWKRRFDKRFKVTHRFAIADTRGRLELTVPIAKPPSSQCCWGDIEISTHGNWWDIHRISLESAYGRTPFFEYYADSLLPMLTAGVEERFPLLKNLSDAWTDG; from the coding sequence ATGGAAAACAAAACTATCACCGGCAATATCACAGTGCTCCCTCCCGTATTCTGCGGGTCAGTGGAGCACTATGTGAATGTCAGTGCAGCCGAAACTACAGCCGTTGACTGGAAGAGGCGTTTCGACAAACGGTTCAAGGTCACACATCGTTTTGCAATCGCCGACACACGCGGACGGCTCGAACTGACCGTTCCTATAGCCAAACCGCCGAGCAGCCAATGCTGCTGGGGGGATATTGAAATATCAACCCACGGCAACTGGTGGGATATCCATCGTATCTCCCTTGAAAGCGCCTACGGCCGTACACCATTTTTCGAGTATTACGCAGATTCGCTGCTCCCGATGCTGACTGCCGGAGTCGAGGAGCGCTTTCCGCTTCTGAAGAATCTCTCAGACGCATGGACGGATGGATAA